In a genomic window of Diabrotica undecimpunctata isolate CICGRU chromosome 2, icDiaUnde3, whole genome shotgun sequence:
- the LOC140435004 gene encoding protein AATF-like: MKKGTLADKISSLLTTTPDEIDPEDDYKDDTTAKLNTEYSQENGEENNHGSKFRKDNIDLLADVDERYAGKKGSRRNLNPDDSSEFSESGNDMEESESDSSNEGQEELEDDENGSNESEKSNDDDESAESDQEYDDHSDNTELEDTSNFETLKTTDVSTQAKKGLCVKNQMHIWESLLEMRIQVQKCLLAANKMPNYERYKEIKKESGQDFSTAVEKTKNSVSTLLDKFLCLQDLVWKKYPETKKLTLSNKKAESYDPDDEEIPSDTEDEADADLSEDENEERPKKRLKIADFENDLQLKHNLYKDYRNSVIKKWHEKTRMPVLKNTVNNHSIIQHIEHSLGDRDKLIKRTRLKRSDYKIIGEDSSSDNEEESKQEKPTEEYNCEIFDDDDFYHQLLRELIEFKSSSLTDPVQLGRQWVQLQNLRSKMKRKIDTKATKGRKIRYAVHTKLVNFMAPIDDNLWTDEAKTELFGSVFGKTQATSL, encoded by the exons atgaagaaaGGGACGTTGGCTGACAAAATTTCATCACTCTTAACTACCACTCCCGATGAAATAGATCCGGAAGATGATTACAAAGATGATACCACGGCGAAATTAAATACAGAATATTCTCAAGAAAATGGGGAAGAAAATAATCATGGGAGTAAATTTAGAAAAGACAACATTGACCTATTAGCTGACGTTGATGAAAGGTATGCCGGCAAGAAAGGAAGCAGAAGAAATTTAAATCCTGATGATTCTAGTGAATTTTCTGAATCTGGTAATGATATGGAAG AGTCAGAATCTGATAGTTCAAATGAAGGGCAAGAAGAACTTGAAGATGACGAAAATGGTAGTAATGAATCTGAAAAatcaaatgatgatgatgaatcagcTGAGTCAGATCAAGAATATGATGATCATTCTGATAATACAGAATTAGAAGATACATCAAATTTTGAAACTTTAAAAACCACAGATGTTTCAACTCAAGCTAAAAAAGGATTATGTGTAAAAAATCAAATGCATATTTGGGAGAGTCTCCTTGAAATGAGAATTCAGGTTCAAAAGTGTTTGTTAGCTGCTAACAAAATGCCCAACTATGAAAGATATAAGGAGATAAAGAAGGAGTCAGGACAAGATTTTAGCACTGCTgttgagaaaaccaaaaactctgTATCCACACTACTTGACAAGTTTTTGTGTTTACAGGATCTTGTGTGGAAAAAATATCCTGAAACAAAGAAACTTACGTTATCGAATAAAAAAGCTGAAAGTTATGATCCTGATGATGAAGAAATTCCAAGTGACACTGAAGATGAAGCTGATGCTGATTTAAGTGAAGATGAAAATGAAGAAAGACCTAAAAAGAGGCTGAAGATTGCAGattttgaaaatgatttacaactaAAGCATAATTTATACAAAGATTATAGAAACAGTGTGATTAAAAAATGGCATGAGAAAACTAGAATGccagttttaaaaaatactgtcaaCAATCACTCCATTATCCAACATATTGAACATTCCTTAGGTGATAGAGACAAATTAATTAAAAGAACAAGATTAAAAAGAAGTGACTACAAAATCATTGGCGAGGATAGCTCCAGTGATAATGAAGAggaaagtaaacaagaaaaaCCAACGGAAGAATACAATTGTGAAATATTTGATGATGATGACTTTTATCATCAACTTCTTAGGGAACTGATTGAATTTAAATCATCATCTTTAACAGATCCTGTGCAGTTAGGTAGACAATGGGTACAACTTCAAAATTTGAGGAGtaagatgaaaagaaaaatagacacaaAGGCAACAAAAGGTAGAAAAATAAGATATGCCGTGCATACCAAGTTAGTTAATTTTATGGCCCCTATTGATGACAATTTATGGACTGATGAGGCAAAAACTGAGTTGTTTGGATCAGTGTTTGGAAAAACACAAGCTACTAGTTTATAA